Proteins encoded by one window of Toxotes jaculatrix isolate fToxJac2 chromosome 22, fToxJac2.pri, whole genome shotgun sequence:
- the syt10 gene encoding synaptotagmin-10 isoform X1 yields the protein MNRRPPGSSGVQWLNRRDMSVRTEDSITLCQRALQIVTELCLTGHVDREKCSDIFPLESSIPGKGHADISISLLAVVVGFCGLALLVVSLFVFWKLCWPIWRSKALSAHAENGLHVGFPEAPPPNSPAESKVAEVEKKYPLEVKVNGRSSVKLLEAAMKISQTSPDIPAEVQTALKEKLNQQAKIQRQTTEPTSSSRHNSFRRHLPRQMNVTSVDFSMDTVPLRQSSTVSIGRIKPELYKQKSVDSEGEAKEPVETCGKLSFSLRYDYEEQALVVRILKALDLPAKDFTGTSDPYVKIYLLPERKKKFQTRVHRKNLNPMFDETFCFPVAYDEICNRKLHFSVYDFDRFTSHDMIGEVVVDNLFELSDLSREAVVWKDIHAATTESIDLGEIMYSLCYLPTAGRMTLTVIKCRNLKAMDITGSSDPYVKVYLICDGRRLKKRKTTTKKSTLNPVYNEAIIFDIPPENVEQVSLSIMVMDYDRVGHNEVIGVCRAGPDAEGLGRDHWNEMLAYPRKPITHWHALGEVQICCLLLLQWPGRAASFESQGSCPSPKPPQTP from the exons ATGAACCGCCGCCCTCCCGGATCCTCCGGCGTGCAATGGCTTAACAGGAGAGACATGAGTGTCCGGACGGAGGACAGCATCACCTTGTGCCAAAGGGCTCTCCAAATCGTTACGGAACTTTGTCTCACGGGACACGTAGACCGGGAGAAATGTTCGGATATATTTCCCCTGGAGAGCAGCATACCAGGTAAAGGACACGCAG ACATCTCTATTAGTCTCCTTGCTGTGGTCGTAGGTTTCTGTGGCCTCGCCCTGTTGGtagtctctctctttgtcttttggaAGCTGTGCTGGCCTATTTGGAGGAGCAAGGCTCTGTCAGCCCACGCTGAAAATGGTCTCCATGTGGGTTTCCCCGAGGCGCCTCCACCCAATTCCCCCGCCGAGAGTAAAGTGGCGGAGGTTGAGAAGAAGTACCCGCTGGAAGTTAAGGTGAATGGACGGAGCTCGGTCAAGCTCCTGGAGGCGGCCATGAAGATCAGCCAGACGTCTCCTGACATCCCTGCCGAGGTGCAAACAGCTCTGAAGGAGAAGCTCAACCAGCAAGCTAAAATCCAGAGGCAGACCACAGAaccaacctcctcctccag GCACAATTCATTCCGGCGCCACCTGCCTCGTCAGATGAATGTCACCAGTGTTGACTTCAGCATGGACACAGTGCCTCTCCGACAGTCTTCTACAGTGAGCATCGGAAGGATAAAACCCGAACTCTACAAGCAGAAGTCTGTGGACTCAGAGGGCGAGGCCAAAGAGCCCGTGGAGACTTGCGGAAAGCTGAGCTTCTCGCTGCGCTACGACTACGAGGAGCAGGCTTTGGTGGTGAGAATCCTCAAGGCCTTAGACCTGCCCGCCAAGGACTTCACGGGCACCTCTGACCCATACGTGAAGATCTACCTGCtgccagagaggaagaagaagttccagacTCGTGTCCACCGCAAGAACCTGAACCCCATGTTTGACGAGACCTTCTGTTTCCCTGTGGCCTACGATGAGATTTGCAACCGCAAGCTACACTTCAGCGTCTACGACTTTGACCGCTTCACCAGCCACGATATGATTGGCGAAGTGGTGGTGGACAACCTCTTTGAACTCTCTGATCTTTCCAGGGAGGCGGTGGTGTGGAAGGATATTCACGCCGCAACTACA GAGAGCATTGACCTGGGGGAGATCATGTACTCGTTGTGCTACCTGCCCACAGCGGGGAGAATGACCCTGACAGTCATCAAATGCAGAAACCTCAAAGCCATGGACATCACAGGCTCTTCAG ATCCGTACGTGAAGGTTTACCTGATATGTGACGGACGGAGGTTAAAGAAGCGAAAAACAACCACCAAAAAAAGCACACTTAACCCAGTGTACAACGAGGCCATCATCTTCGACATTCCCCCCGAGAACGTCGAACAAGTCAGTTTGTCCATCATGGTGATGGATTACGATCG GGTTGGACACAATGAGGTAATTGGTGTGTGTCGTGCCGGGCCAGACGCTGAGGGCCTTGGACGAGATCACTGGAATGAGATGTTGGCTTATCCACGGAAGCCCATCACACACTGGCATGCTCTGGGAGAGGTACAGATATGTTGCCTTCTTCT
- the syt10 gene encoding synaptotagmin-10 isoform X2 codes for MNRRPPGSSGVQWLNRRDMSVRTEDSITLCQRALQIVTELCLTGHVDREKCSDIFPLESSIPGKGHADISISLLAVVVGFCGLALLVVSLFVFWKLCWPIWRSKALSAHAENGLHVGFPEAPPPNSPAESKVAEVEKKYPLEVKVNGRSSVKLLEAAMKISQTSPDIPAEVQTALKEKLNQQAKIQRQTTEPTSSSRHNSFRRHLPRQMNVTSVDFSMDTVPLRQSSTVSIGRIKPELYKQKSVDSEGEAKEPVETCGKLSFSLRYDYEEQALVVRILKALDLPAKDFTGTSDPYVKIYLLPERKKKFQTRVHRKNLNPMFDETFCFPVAYDEICNRKLHFSVYDFDRFTSHDMIGEVVVDNLFELSDLSREAVVWKDIHAATTESIDLGEIMYSLCYLPTAGRMTLTVIKCRNLKAMDITGSSDPYVKVYLICDGRRLKKRKTTTKKSTLNPVYNEAIIFDIPPENVEQVSLSIMVMDYDRVGHNEVIGVCRAGPDAEGLGRDHWNEMLAYPRKPITHWHALGEWPGRAASFESQGSCPSPKPPQTP; via the exons ATGAACCGCCGCCCTCCCGGATCCTCCGGCGTGCAATGGCTTAACAGGAGAGACATGAGTGTCCGGACGGAGGACAGCATCACCTTGTGCCAAAGGGCTCTCCAAATCGTTACGGAACTTTGTCTCACGGGACACGTAGACCGGGAGAAATGTTCGGATATATTTCCCCTGGAGAGCAGCATACCAGGTAAAGGACACGCAG ACATCTCTATTAGTCTCCTTGCTGTGGTCGTAGGTTTCTGTGGCCTCGCCCTGTTGGtagtctctctctttgtcttttggaAGCTGTGCTGGCCTATTTGGAGGAGCAAGGCTCTGTCAGCCCACGCTGAAAATGGTCTCCATGTGGGTTTCCCCGAGGCGCCTCCACCCAATTCCCCCGCCGAGAGTAAAGTGGCGGAGGTTGAGAAGAAGTACCCGCTGGAAGTTAAGGTGAATGGACGGAGCTCGGTCAAGCTCCTGGAGGCGGCCATGAAGATCAGCCAGACGTCTCCTGACATCCCTGCCGAGGTGCAAACAGCTCTGAAGGAGAAGCTCAACCAGCAAGCTAAAATCCAGAGGCAGACCACAGAaccaacctcctcctccag GCACAATTCATTCCGGCGCCACCTGCCTCGTCAGATGAATGTCACCAGTGTTGACTTCAGCATGGACACAGTGCCTCTCCGACAGTCTTCTACAGTGAGCATCGGAAGGATAAAACCCGAACTCTACAAGCAGAAGTCTGTGGACTCAGAGGGCGAGGCCAAAGAGCCCGTGGAGACTTGCGGAAAGCTGAGCTTCTCGCTGCGCTACGACTACGAGGAGCAGGCTTTGGTGGTGAGAATCCTCAAGGCCTTAGACCTGCCCGCCAAGGACTTCACGGGCACCTCTGACCCATACGTGAAGATCTACCTGCtgccagagaggaagaagaagttccagacTCGTGTCCACCGCAAGAACCTGAACCCCATGTTTGACGAGACCTTCTGTTTCCCTGTGGCCTACGATGAGATTTGCAACCGCAAGCTACACTTCAGCGTCTACGACTTTGACCGCTTCACCAGCCACGATATGATTGGCGAAGTGGTGGTGGACAACCTCTTTGAACTCTCTGATCTTTCCAGGGAGGCGGTGGTGTGGAAGGATATTCACGCCGCAACTACA GAGAGCATTGACCTGGGGGAGATCATGTACTCGTTGTGCTACCTGCCCACAGCGGGGAGAATGACCCTGACAGTCATCAAATGCAGAAACCTCAAAGCCATGGACATCACAGGCTCTTCAG ATCCGTACGTGAAGGTTTACCTGATATGTGACGGACGGAGGTTAAAGAAGCGAAAAACAACCACCAAAAAAAGCACACTTAACCCAGTGTACAACGAGGCCATCATCTTCGACATTCCCCCCGAGAACGTCGAACAAGTCAGTTTGTCCATCATGGTGATGGATTACGATCG GGTTGGACACAATGAGGTAATTGGTGTGTGTCGTGCCGGGCCAGACGCTGAGGGCCTTGGACGAGATCACTGGAATGAGATGTTGGCTTATCCACGGAAGCCCATCACACACTGGCATGCTCTGGGAGAG
- the syt10 gene encoding synaptotagmin-10 isoform X3, producing the protein MNRRPPGSSGVQWLNRRDMSVRTEDSITLCQRALQIVTELCLTGHVDREKCSDIFPLESSIPDISISLLAVVVGFCGLALLVVSLFVFWKLCWPIWRSKALSAHAENGLHVGFPEAPPPNSPAESKVAEVEKKYPLEVKVNGRSSVKLLEAAMKISQTSPDIPAEVQTALKEKLNQQAKIQRQTTEPTSSSRHNSFRRHLPRQMNVTSVDFSMDTVPLRQSSTVSIGRIKPELYKQKSVDSEGEAKEPVETCGKLSFSLRYDYEEQALVVRILKALDLPAKDFTGTSDPYVKIYLLPERKKKFQTRVHRKNLNPMFDETFCFPVAYDEICNRKLHFSVYDFDRFTSHDMIGEVVVDNLFELSDLSREAVVWKDIHAATTESIDLGEIMYSLCYLPTAGRMTLTVIKCRNLKAMDITGSSDPYVKVYLICDGRRLKKRKTTTKKSTLNPVYNEAIIFDIPPENVEQVSLSIMVMDYDRVGHNEVIGVCRAGPDAEGLGRDHWNEMLAYPRKPITHWHALGEWPGRAASFESQGSCPSPKPPQTP; encoded by the exons ATGAACCGCCGCCCTCCCGGATCCTCCGGCGTGCAATGGCTTAACAGGAGAGACATGAGTGTCCGGACGGAGGACAGCATCACCTTGTGCCAAAGGGCTCTCCAAATCGTTACGGAACTTTGTCTCACGGGACACGTAGACCGGGAGAAATGTTCGGATATATTTCCCCTGGAGAGCAGCATACCAG ACATCTCTATTAGTCTCCTTGCTGTGGTCGTAGGTTTCTGTGGCCTCGCCCTGTTGGtagtctctctctttgtcttttggaAGCTGTGCTGGCCTATTTGGAGGAGCAAGGCTCTGTCAGCCCACGCTGAAAATGGTCTCCATGTGGGTTTCCCCGAGGCGCCTCCACCCAATTCCCCCGCCGAGAGTAAAGTGGCGGAGGTTGAGAAGAAGTACCCGCTGGAAGTTAAGGTGAATGGACGGAGCTCGGTCAAGCTCCTGGAGGCGGCCATGAAGATCAGCCAGACGTCTCCTGACATCCCTGCCGAGGTGCAAACAGCTCTGAAGGAGAAGCTCAACCAGCAAGCTAAAATCCAGAGGCAGACCACAGAaccaacctcctcctccag GCACAATTCATTCCGGCGCCACCTGCCTCGTCAGATGAATGTCACCAGTGTTGACTTCAGCATGGACACAGTGCCTCTCCGACAGTCTTCTACAGTGAGCATCGGAAGGATAAAACCCGAACTCTACAAGCAGAAGTCTGTGGACTCAGAGGGCGAGGCCAAAGAGCCCGTGGAGACTTGCGGAAAGCTGAGCTTCTCGCTGCGCTACGACTACGAGGAGCAGGCTTTGGTGGTGAGAATCCTCAAGGCCTTAGACCTGCCCGCCAAGGACTTCACGGGCACCTCTGACCCATACGTGAAGATCTACCTGCtgccagagaggaagaagaagttccagacTCGTGTCCACCGCAAGAACCTGAACCCCATGTTTGACGAGACCTTCTGTTTCCCTGTGGCCTACGATGAGATTTGCAACCGCAAGCTACACTTCAGCGTCTACGACTTTGACCGCTTCACCAGCCACGATATGATTGGCGAAGTGGTGGTGGACAACCTCTTTGAACTCTCTGATCTTTCCAGGGAGGCGGTGGTGTGGAAGGATATTCACGCCGCAACTACA GAGAGCATTGACCTGGGGGAGATCATGTACTCGTTGTGCTACCTGCCCACAGCGGGGAGAATGACCCTGACAGTCATCAAATGCAGAAACCTCAAAGCCATGGACATCACAGGCTCTTCAG ATCCGTACGTGAAGGTTTACCTGATATGTGACGGACGGAGGTTAAAGAAGCGAAAAACAACCACCAAAAAAAGCACACTTAACCCAGTGTACAACGAGGCCATCATCTTCGACATTCCCCCCGAGAACGTCGAACAAGTCAGTTTGTCCATCATGGTGATGGATTACGATCG GGTTGGACACAATGAGGTAATTGGTGTGTGTCGTGCCGGGCCAGACGCTGAGGGCCTTGGACGAGATCACTGGAATGAGATGTTGGCTTATCCACGGAAGCCCATCACACACTGGCATGCTCTGGGAGAG